The genomic region CTGCATCAGATTGGTATTTAAGTTGCGCTTCAATGTTTTTAGATTTTTCTGGTTGTAAATCTGGATTTGCATTACTACCAGCATAAAGATAATTAAATGTTGGTGATCTAAAGGCAGTGCCAAACGAAGAAGCGATGGACCAATTAGAGTCTATTGCATAAGAATATCCAATATTTCCGGTTGTAGCATCTCGGTAGACACTATTAAAGTCTTTTCTAACGTTAGCTTGAAAATTATGATTCGCTTGATTCAGATTATAACCAATCATATATGCATCATTTTGACGATCTTTTTTTGAGTAGCTTGTATCTGTCACATTAATTTTCTGATCAAGTTTATCGTACAACAAAACTAGCGATCCAAGAGGCAAAATCAAATCATTTTGCCAAGTGATTTGATTTTGAATCGTTTTATAAACGTTATCAACTTCTCTTGTAGCGCCAGAAATATATCTTTGTTTTTCGACATAATCATCTATCCCCAGTCCTACTCTTAAACTAGATTTCCAATAATTAGTGAGCTGGCTATTAACGGTACCACTCAAGCTTTCTTGGTCTTGAGTATTTTTCCAATCAATACTTGGATCCCAATTTGCATAACGATTATCGTATTTATTTTTACCTTGGCTTAAAAAGTATTGAAAGCTTATATCGAGCTTTTCATTAATTTTATGACTTAGAGAGGCAGAAACACTTTTATTTCTGTAGCCATCCTTATCTAAATTAAAGATATTCGCTGTTGCCGCCGGATTTGTATTTGGCTCGAAAGCAGAAAATCCTGTCGAGTTTTGACTTGATAAGTTAATAGCATAAGAGGTTGTGTCATCGCCTCCTCTTATCCCCCCTTGCGCAATTGAGGTATTGTATTTACCGTACCCGAAGGAAATATAGGGTTTAAAACCATTTAAACCTTTTTTTGTAAAGATTTGAATGACACCACCAATAGCATCTTGACCATATAGGCTCGAGGCTGGCCCTCTAACAATTTCAATTTTTTCAATTTGTGATAAGGGAATATTTTCTATAGCAGTCAGACCTGCTGTAGCAGAATCAATTCTAATGCCATCTAATAAAATTACTGAATGTGTTGAGCTAGCCCCTCTCAGAAAAAGTGTAGAAACTTTTCCTTGTCCTCCATTATTTGATATTTCTATTCCAGGCTGTCTTTGGAGAAGCTCAGGTAGGGAAGAGTATCCTGCGAGTTTGATTTCTTCCTCAGAAATTAAAGTTATATCAGCAATGACATTTTTTTTGGGGATACGAGTTCGAGTGGCTGTTACAAAGACATCAGAAGTTTTAAGTTCGTTATCTGCAAAAACATTTGTTGTAAAAAGTTGAGCCATTAATAGACTCGATAGAATAATTTTCTTCATAGCATTTCTAAATAATCATGCAACCCCGCATGAGATTAATGAATAGAAATACTTTAGGAGAAAAAAATGTGAAAAAGTACTCACAAATCAAATACC from Candidatus Methylopumilus universalis harbors:
- a CDS encoding TonB-dependent receptor domain-containing protein, which gives rise to MKKIILSSLLMAQLFTTNVFADNELKTSDVFVTATRTRIPKKNVIADITLISEEEIKLAGYSSLPELLQRQPGIEISNNGGQGKVSTLFLRGASSTHSVILLDGIRIDSATAGLTAIENIPLSQIEKIEIVRGPASSLYGQDAIGGVIQIFTKKGLNGFKPYISFGYGKYNTSIAQGGIRGGDDTTSYAINLSSQNSTGFSAFEPNTNPAATANIFNLDKDGYRNKSVSASLSHKINEKLDISFQYFLSQGKNKYDNRYANWDPSIDWKNTQDQESLSGTVNSQLTNYWKSSLRVGLGIDDYVEKQRYISGATREVDNVYKTIQNQITWQNDLILPLGSLVLLYDKLDQKINVTDTSYSKKDRQNDAYMIGYNLNQANHNFQANVRKDFNSVYRDATTGNIGYSYAIDSNWSIASSFGTAFRSPTFNYLYAGSNANPDLQPEKSKNIEAQLKYQSDAEFFSFVTFKNKITDFIISNGTTGYRPYNINTAEIYGATVSSSHFINHFQVKSSFTVQSPMNESADKYLPRRSNFFGTVGLNYFIQNWNLGFEATGSGNRYNDAENLFNIPGYIKTNLFADYQITKNLAMNARVDNVLGKNYTYAYEGNPTTDGFRYQTPSQSFFISLRYEPQ